The Verrucomicrobium spinosum DSM 4136 = JCM 18804 DNA segment GGCTCCCGTGCCGCCGTTGTTCCGCGATGAGCCCCCTCAGACGGACCGCCCCGCACCCGTTGCTGTTGCCCCGACTCCGCCGCCAGTGGCAGTTCCAGCTGAGGTTCCTCCCGCGGTGGAACCTGCCGCGCCCACTCCCGCCCCGGCACCCGTGGCCGAGGCACCGACATCTCCTCCCGCTGCTGCGGGGGGGACTCCAGAAGAACAGTGGCGTCAAATCAAGGATCGATTCCGGATCAAGAGCCCGCTCAAGGCGGACTATCTGGATGTGGCGGCGTTTCAGTCTTGTGAAGGCAAGACGCTGCGCATAGGCATGCCCACTTCTGAGGCCGGACATCGGGATGCTCTGCTCTACGCTCCCGTCCGCAAGGCACTGGAGGAGATCATGTCAGACGTGATCGGGCGCCCCATGATGCTGGAGATCAACCTCGATCCCAGCATGGAGCCCCCGCCCATGGCGGAGCCGATGTTCACCTTCTCCGATCCGGAGCCCGCCCCTGCAAAAGCACCGGCCGCTCCGAAACCAGAACCCAAGGCGGAAGCCAAATCCGAGGCAGCCAAACCGGCCATTAATGAAGATTTCTACAATGACCCCCTGATTCAGGAGGCCCTGGTCAAGTTCAAGGCCACCCTGGTGAAGCCCTGAGGTTTACAAGGGCTCCCGTTGATTTCCTTACCAACCAACCACGCACCCACCTTTCTCGCATGAACATTCAGAAGATGATGAAGCAAATGCAGCAGATGCAGTCCAAAATGGCTCAGACCCAGGACGATCTTGCTGGTAAGACCATGGAAGTGAGCTCCGGCGGCGGCCGCGTGACGGTCACCGTCACAGGGGCCCAGGAAATCACTGCCATCAAGATCAACAAAGAGATCGTGGATCCCGAAGACGTGGACATGCTGGAAACCCTGGTGCTGACCGCTGTGCAGCAAGCCCTCGCCAAGAGCAAGGAAATGGCCGCTGGCGAAATGGGCAAGCTGACCCAGGGGATGGGACTGCCTCCCGGCATGGGATTCTAAACGCGATGCTGTAAAATTCGCACTCTCCCAGGTGTTGCTTCGCTGAAGGCACCTGGGGAGTGAGGTGAACTCCCAGTGGATTGAACCCCGCGAGGGCGGCGAAAAGGTGACGCACTCGCTTGTGGGTCAGCGGGACACGCCCGCAGACAGTGCGGGGCAGGAGATGGAGGGCGATGAGGCGGATGACGAAGACCGGCTTGATGATGAGGAGCTGGAGGCACCAGAAGCGCAGGGGCGAGACGAGGTGGGACGTTTGGTGCGTGAGCGGGGCTGGGAACCCCTGCCTCCTGTACCTGAAAACAAGCTACCCGTGACTTGGCCGCAGAGTAAAGGAGGCGGGGTCTCTGGCCCCGCGGTCTGTGGGGTGTGCGGAGCGGGGAGGGCATCAAGGGATGTTTGTGGCGTGAGCGGGGCTGGGCCCCCCCGCCTCCTGTACCTGAAAACAAGCTACTCGTGACTTGGCCGCAGAGTAAAGGAGGCGGGGTCTCTGGCCCCGCGGTCTGTGGGGTGTGCGGAGCGGGGAGGGCATCAAGGGATGTTTGTGGCGTGAGCGGGGCTGGGAACCCCCGCCTCCTGTACCTGAAAATAAGCTACCCGTGACTTGGCCGCAGAGTAAAGGAGGCTGGGTCTCCGGCCCCGCGGTCTGTGGGGTGTGCGGAGCGGGGAGGGCATCAAGGGACGTTTGTGGCGTGAGCGGGGCTGGGAACCCCCGCCTCCTGTACCTGAAAACAAGCTACTCGTGACTTGGCCGCGGAGTAAAGGAGGCGGGGTCTCTGGCCCCGCGGTCTGTGGGGTGTGCGGAGCGGGGAGGGCATCAAGGGACGATTGTGGCGTGAGCGGGGCTGGGAACCCCCGCCTCCTGTACCTGAAAACAAGCTACTCGTGACTTGGCCGCGGAGTAAAGGAGGCTGGGTCTCCGGCCCCGCGGTCTGTGGGGTGGGCGGAGCGGGTAGGGCATCAAGGGACGTTTGGTGCGTGAGCGGGGCTGGGAACCCCCGCCTCCTGTACCTGAAAATAAGCTACCCGTGACTTGGCCGCAGAGTAAAGGAGGCGGAGTCTCCGGCCCCGCGGTCTGTGGGGTGGGCGGAGCGGGTAGGGCATCAAGGGACGTTTGTGGCGTGAGCCGGTTGGCACAACCGGACTACGCCTGTGGCGGCCTCGTACGAGCTGAGCTCAAGTCTTGTGTCTCCCGCGGAGCGGGTCGGCTGAAAGCCACTGACCGCGGTGAAACAAAACAGGCGTTCTACCAGCAGGGCCAGCAGAACGCCTGAAATGATCAACGAGTTGACGGCTAGAACTAGGCGAGGCGGGCGTCGATGTCCTTCTCGATGGCGCTCCAGAGCGTCTTCAGGCTGCTGCTGACCTTCTCCTTGGCGGCGGAGAGTTCTTCGGCAGTGAACTTGCCACCGGAGGGCTGCTGGCGGCCATAGAGGTAGTATTTGATCTTGGGTTCCGTGCCGCTCGGGCGCACCGCAAAGGCGCGGCCATCGGCGGTGAAGACCCAGAGCATCTTCTCCTTGGGGATGGTGTCGCCTTCTTCATCGAGGTGGCCGCCCTTGCTGTAGTCCACAGTGCGGATCACCGGGCTGCCGTCAAACTCGGTCGGAGGCTGGTTAGCATAGGAGTCGGCCAGCTTCTGAATCTTGGCGGCTCCTTCCGCGCCCTCAAAAGTCTTGCTGTGGTTGCTCTCGAGGAAATAGCCGAACTCGGCGTAGATGTCGTCGAGCAGCTCGACCAGGGTCTTGCCTTGTGATGCAGCGTACGCGGCCACTTCGGCAAACATGACCACGGCACCATTGCCGTCCTTGTCGCGGGTGGAGTCGGTGCCGAGGTAGCCGTAGCTTTCCTCACCACCGAAGACGAAGAACTTGCTGTGCTCCAGACGGGCGGCGCGGGTTTCCGCATCCGTCATGTCGCGATATTTGGCGCGGATGTCGGCGGGAAGGGCCTGCTCGTATTTCTCCAGCTTGGCGCTGATGTATTTGAAGCCAGTCAGGGTGTTTACCACGCCGATGCCGAAGCCTTCCGCCACTGCGGACTGGAGATCGGTGGTGACGAAGGTTTTGATCAGTACGGCGTTCTTCTTGTTGGCGTCGTTGATGATGCCAAGATCGAAGAAGGTCTTGATGCGATACCAGCCGATGAGAGAGCCGATCTGGTTGCCGGTGAGGAGCTGCATCTTGCCATCGAGACCACGCACACCCACGCCCATGCGGTCGCAGTCTGGGTCCGTGCCGATGACAATGTCCGCGCCTTCCTTGTCAGCGAGGGCCACTGCCATGGCCAGTGTTGGGGCGTTCTCCGGGTTCGGGGAGGCAACGGTGGGGAAGCGTCCGTCGAAGATGTCCTGCTCCGGCACGGTCAGGGTGTTGAAGCCCAGCTTGCGGAGGATGCGGGGAACGAGCACGCCACCAGCGCCATGCAGGGCGGTGTACACGATCTTCAGATTCCGGGCCTTTTCCAAGAGTTCGGGTTGGAGCATGAGAGCTTCCACCCTCTTGAGGTAGATCTGATCCATCTCCTCGCCCAGGATGGTGAGGGTGCCGCGCTGGTCTTCCGGAAGGGGAGTGTAGGCCTCGCTCTTGATGGCGTTCACTTCCGTGATGATGCCGGTAGCGTGCGGTTCCACGATGCCGGCACCGTCCGCATAGTTGACCTTGTAGCCGTTGTCGTGGGCGGGGTTGTGGGAGGCAGTGAGCATGACGCCTGCGTCTGCGCGAAGCTGACGGACGGAGAAGGACATCTCCGGTGTGGCGCGGGGACCGTCGAAGAGGTACACATCACAGCCGAGGTCGGTGGCGATCTTGGCGCAGTCCTTGGCAAACTCCGGGGAGAAGTGGCGCGTGTCGTGGGAGAAAACAATCTTGGGCTTGCCCGCGAGGCCGGCGTTGGCGCGGTACTTGATCGCGTAGGCCACGAGTCCCTGAGTGGCGCGGGAGACGTTGTACTCGTTCATCGAGTTGGTGCCCACGCAGGCATACTCGGGTCGGGCGTCGGCAGCGGCGTTGCCACGCTCTGCGGTGGTGACGATCTTGCCGATCGTACGGCCGCGGAGGCCCCCGGTGCCAAATTTAAGGGCGGCGTAGAAGCGGTCATTCAGCTCCGTCCACTGGCCGGCGTTGGCCAGTTCTTCGACGCTGGCGCGGTACACAGGATTGACGCTGCCCGCGAAGAGGGACTGGATGTTTTTGAGGCTGGATTCGAGAAGTTTGCCGTCATCGGCGGCTTGCTGGAGGAGGGATTCAAGCGACATGGAGGGAGTATGGCGATGGGATTGGCAGGGGTAAAGCCGATCTTAGGGCTGGCCCTGAGGTTTGCAAATTTTGCGGGTGGAAGTCGTTGAAGGGGGCGGGGGTGGGACGTATCCTATCCGACATGGACGCCGCTACGATCATTGAGGAGGTTAGGCATCTTTCGCCTGAAGAGCGATCTTTGGTTATTGACGCCCTCCTTAGCTGCGGAGATGAAAGAATTTTGTCCCCGCTGGAAGTAGAACAGGTGGTCACGGTAGAGATGCGATATCAGGACTTCCTTCGTGGCGAAGCCATCATGGAAGATGGGTTTGAATCGTTGCAATCAGTGCGCGAGAAATTGCATGCAGTTGCGCGTTGATTCCCGGGCCAGTCGAGATGTTTTTGAG contains these protein-coding regions:
- a CDS encoding YbaB/EbfC family nucleoid-associated protein, with protein sequence MNIQKMMKQMQQMQSKMAQTQDDLAGKTMEVSSGGGRVTVTVTGAQEITAIKINKEIVDPEDVDMLETLVLTAVQQALAKSKEMAAGEMGKLTQGMGLPPGMGF
- a CDS encoding phospho-sugar mutase produces the protein MSLESLLQQAADDGKLLESSLKNIQSLFAGSVNPVYRASVEELANAGQWTELNDRFYAALKFGTGGLRGRTIGKIVTTAERGNAAADARPEYACVGTNSMNEYNVSRATQGLVAYAIKYRANAGLAGKPKIVFSHDTRHFSPEFAKDCAKIATDLGCDVYLFDGPRATPEMSFSVRQLRADAGVMLTASHNPAHDNGYKVNYADGAGIVEPHATGIITEVNAIKSEAYTPLPEDQRGTLTILGEEMDQIYLKRVEALMLQPELLEKARNLKIVYTALHGAGGVLVPRILRKLGFNTLTVPEQDIFDGRFPTVASPNPENAPTLAMAVALADKEGADIVIGTDPDCDRMGVGVRGLDGKMQLLTGNQIGSLIGWYRIKTFFDLGIINDANKKNAVLIKTFVTTDLQSAVAEGFGIGVVNTLTGFKYISAKLEKYEQALPADIRAKYRDMTDAETRAARLEHSKFFVFGGEESYGYLGTDSTRDKDGNGAVVMFAEVAAYAASQGKTLVELLDDIYAEFGYFLESNHSKTFEGAEGAAKIQKLADSYANQPPTEFDGSPVIRTVDYSKGGHLDEEGDTIPKEKMLWVFTADGRAFAVRPSGTEPKIKYYLYGRQQPSGGKFTAEELSAAKEKVSSSLKTLWSAIEKDIDARLA